A portion of the Cryptomeria japonica chromosome 5, Sugi_1.0, whole genome shotgun sequence genome contains these proteins:
- the LOC131034132 gene encoding putative serine/threonine-protein kinase-like protein CCR3 encodes MRGDLGFNAVVVVLVFVFVGLVGCVNGLGSMSTIAASYGNGSATVCGILSGGQRGIQCVQNGQNVMVFPNVSFVGVSGGDGFFCGLRRGGRTLLCWNTDTGLSSLQPKRISKNVDLKEIVVGEKHVCGVVNGTGGIRCWRDEAQGRNGSFDSISAGRGFTCGIETGNRRVRCWRLNGTEISGLQGPMVEMTTVVAGGRDVCGIQDDGFVRCWNGSGPVEARAGQFSALALGDGHSCGIRQENKTVVCWGDSTPRYSGGDSFEAIVAGDNYTCGLVSANFSVMCWGGRGFGSGSILSLPQVLPRPCGSSRCSCGEYPNSDNLCAAESEYICFPCSPELTTPAPVPSPPPAVPPIVVRRGLSRGLLALVIVGCIGALAGAATVIWCLWRGFYARQRRVHNSVQPTVAQLHSGSLRRQTSRAFRRQRSGTSSNRSKRGDRAEEFTLSDLENATGGFSESNIIGAGSFGTVYRGKLGDGREVAIKRGDIVVTKKFQEKEAAFQSELAFLSRLHHKHLVSLIGYCDEGEERMLVYEYMPNGALYDHLHKNTTSPLLESWTARIKVALDAARGVEYLHTYAVPPIIHRDIKSSNILLDATGTARVSDFGLSLMGPEEQGGHLSMTAAGTVGYMDPEYYRLHHLTTKTDVYGFGVVLLELLTGQRAIFKQPAAGPISVVDFAVPRILSDELHHILDSRVRPPLSHEIEAVEMVAYTAVNCVHLEGKDRPSMTDIVANLERAVAICMQVPISRSSSLALASPQ; translated from the coding sequence ATGAGGGGGGATTTGGGCTTCAATGCTGTGGTGGTGGtattggtttttgtttttgttggttTGGTGGGCTGTGTGAATGGACTGGGATCAATGTCGACCATTGCTGCGAGTTATGGGAATGGATCGGCTACTGTGTGTGGGATTCTGAGCGGCGGACAGCGCGGGATCCAATGTGTTCAGAACGGGCAAAATGTGATGGTTTTCCCGAATGTTTCGTTTGTGGGGGTCTCTGGAGGGGACGGGTTTTTCTGCGGGTTGAGGCGGGGGGGAAGGACTTTGCTGTGCTGGAATACAGATACTGGGCTTTCGAGCTTACAGCCCAAGAGGATTTCCAAGAATGTTGATTTGAAGGAGATTGTGGTGGGGGAAAAGCATGTCTGTGGTGTGGTGAACGGAACGGGCGGGATTCGGTGTTGGAGAGATGAAGCACAGGGGAGGAACGGGAGCTTCGATTCAATCAGCGCAGGAAGAGGTTTTACTTGCGGGATTGAAACAGGGAACCGAAGGGTGCGTTGCTGGAGGCTTAATGGGACAGAGATTTCAGGGCTCCAGGGTCCAATGGTCGAAATGACAACGGTGGTTGCAGGGGGAAGGGATGTTTGTGGGATTCAAGATGATGGTTTTGTGCGGTGTTGGAATGGGTCCGGGCCTGTGGAAGCACGGGCGGGGCAGTTTAGTGCCCTGGCTTTGGGAGATGGGCATAGTTGTGGAATCAGGCAAGAGAACAAGACGGTGGTCTGTTGGGGGGATTCGACTCCGAGATATAGTGGGGGGGACTCTTTTGAAGCCATTGTTGCTGGTGATAACTATACTTGTGGATTGGTATCGGCGAATTTCTCTGTTATGTGCTGGGGAGGTCGCGGGTTCGGGTCCGGAAGCATTTTGTCCTTGCCGCAGGTTCTGCCCCGGCCTTGTGGGAGTTCCAGATGTTCCTGCGGCGAGTACCCGAATTCAGATAATCTCTGCGCCGCCGAATCAGAATACATCTGTTTTCCTTGCAGCCCGGAATTGACAACGCCCGCACCGGTTCCCAGTCCCCCGCCCGCTGTTCCACCCATTGTAGTCAGAAGGGGCCTAAGCAGGGGGCTTTTGGCGCTAGTCATTGTAGGCTGCATTGGGGCTCTGGCGGGCGCCGCCACGGTCATATGGTGCCTATGGCGCGGGTTCTACGCCAGGCAGCGGCGTGTTCACAACTCTGTTCAGCCCACGGTCGCGCAGCTTCATTCTGGATCCCTGCGCCGCCAAACATCCCGCGCATTCCGGCGGCAGCGCAGCGGGACTTCCTCGAACCGCAGCAAGCGGGGCGACCGGGCTGAGGAATTCACACTGAGCGACCTGGAAAACGCCACGGGCGGTTTCTCGGAATCCAACATAATCGGTGCGGGAAGCTTCGGGACGGTTTACAGAGGCAAATTGGGGGACGGACGGGAAGTCGCCATCAAAAGGGGTGACATTGTGGTGACGAAAAAGTTCCAAGAAAAAGAAGCGGCATTTCAATCGGAGCTCGCTTTTCTATCCCGTCTTCATCACAAGCACCTGGTTTCACTCATTGGGTACTGTGACGAAGGCGAAGAGCGAATGTTAGTGTACGAATACATGCCCAATGGAGCTCTATACGACCACCTGCATAAGAACACCACTTCGCCCCTTTTAGAGTCCTGGACTGCCCGGATCAAAGTAGCATTAGACGCTGCCCGAGGGGTCGAATACCTCCACACATATGCAGTCCCGCCTATAATTCACAGAGACATAAAATCCTCCAACATTCTTCTGGACGCCACCGGGACTGCCCGGGTGTCCGATTTCGGGCTCTCGCTGATGGGTCCCGAAGAACAGGGCGGGCACCTGTCGATGACCGCCGCTGGAACCGTGGGCTACATGGACCCGGAGTATTACAGGCTCCACCACCTTACTACAAAGACTGATGTTTACGGCTTCGGAGTCGTGTTGCTGGAGCTTTTGACCGGGCAGAGAGCCATTTTCAAGCAGCCAGCCGCCGGTCCTATCAGCGTGGTCGACTTTGCGGTCCCCAGGATTCTGTCCGACGAATTGCACCATATTCTTGACTCCCGTGTTAGGCCCCCGCTTTCGCACGAGATCGAGGCCGTTGAAATGGTCGCTTACACGGCTGTTAATTGTGTTCATCTAGAAGGGAAAGACAGGCCCTCCATGACTGACATTGTGGCGAATCTCGAGAGGGCCGTGGCAATTTGCATGCAGGTGCCCATCTCCAGGAGCAGCTCATTGGCCCTCGCCTCTCCCCAATGA